The proteins below come from a single Fodinicola acaciae genomic window:
- a CDS encoding U32 family peptidase yields MQSTREFLRSLDLPGGDLTDLPSSTKRFPDGAQYRVEIPSVEGPRVLAAVFVEADARGVLVHRVSQGSGGMLQTDGELTTMAKLAAARQVEVSLFARPLAGWDTGAAALAAGAGSVVAQARGGEQLVHVLEDIKRTAEFGIRSVLVTDLGVLSVAAAMRSAGELPADLRFKISVQMGLSNPASIRLAERTGADTYNVPTDLSLAQLAAIRQAIDIPLDIYVEAPDDQGGFVRHFEIAELVRVAAPVYLKFGLRNSPNIYPAGTHLEATAIALAKERVRRAEIGLGLLRRYAPEAVTSTLPASDLAVPVG; encoded by the coding sequence GTGCAGAGTACGCGCGAGTTCCTGCGGTCGCTGGATCTTCCCGGCGGCGACCTGACCGACCTTCCCAGCAGCACCAAGCGTTTTCCGGACGGCGCCCAGTATCGCGTGGAGATCCCGAGCGTCGAGGGGCCGCGTGTGCTGGCCGCGGTGTTCGTCGAGGCGGATGCGCGCGGTGTGCTCGTACACCGGGTTTCGCAGGGCAGCGGCGGAATGTTGCAGACCGACGGCGAGCTGACCACGATGGCCAAGCTGGCCGCCGCGCGGCAGGTCGAGGTGAGTCTCTTCGCGCGGCCGCTGGCCGGCTGGGACACCGGCGCGGCCGCGTTGGCCGCCGGCGCCGGCAGCGTGGTCGCGCAGGCGCGCGGCGGCGAGCAACTGGTGCATGTGCTGGAGGACATCAAGCGTACGGCCGAATTCGGCATCCGCAGCGTGCTGGTGACCGACCTCGGCGTGCTGTCGGTCGCCGCCGCGATGCGCTCCGCCGGCGAGCTGCCGGCCGACCTGCGGTTCAAGATCAGCGTCCAGATGGGACTGTCCAACCCGGCCTCGATCCGGCTGGCCGAACGCACCGGCGCCGACACCTACAACGTCCCCACCGATCTCAGCCTCGCGCAGCTGGCCGCGATCCGGCAGGCGATCGACATCCCGCTGGATATCTACGTGGAGGCGCCGGACGACCAGGGCGGGTTCGTCCGGCATTTCGAGATCGCCGAGCTGGTACGGGTCGCGGCGCCGGTCTATCTCAAGTTTGGTTTGCGCAACTCGCCAAACATCTATCCGGCCGGCACGCATCTGGAGGCGACCGCGATCGCGTTGGCCAAGGAGCGCGTACGCCGCGCCGAGATCGGCCTGGGGTTGCTCCGCCGTTACGCACCGGAGGCGGTGACCTCGACGCTGCCGGCCAGCGACCTCGCGGTGCCGGTGGGATAG
- a CDS encoding cyclase family protein, whose amino-acid sequence MPDSSAVEQLGTLIGGLQAIDLTHPLRPGMPKWPTHASYEHELVECYTKGDAARHFRLALSEHSGTHLDAPAHFVADAASILDHPLDTLFGRAARIEATDVPAGKELDRDRIRQWEQENGRLDVDDAVLVRFGWDERWPAGGDFAQWPALSLPAAEYLVDVGVRLVATDACSPDLPGSDNPVHHKLLGNGVLIGENFCRLGELPAWSYLITLPLPIHDGSGSPVRAIAFA is encoded by the coding sequence ATGCCGGACAGCAGCGCGGTTGAGCAGCTCGGCACCCTGATCGGCGGCCTTCAGGCGATCGACCTGACCCATCCGCTGCGGCCCGGGATGCCGAAATGGCCGACCCACGCGTCGTACGAACACGAGCTGGTCGAGTGCTACACCAAGGGTGACGCGGCGCGGCATTTTCGGCTCGCGCTCAGTGAACACTCCGGGACGCATCTGGACGCGCCGGCGCATTTCGTGGCCGACGCGGCGAGCATTCTCGACCATCCGCTGGACACGCTCTTCGGCCGTGCGGCGAGGATCGAGGCCACCGACGTGCCGGCCGGCAAGGAGCTCGACCGCGACCGGATTCGCCAGTGGGAACAGGAAAACGGCCGGCTCGACGTGGACGACGCGGTGCTGGTCAGGTTTGGCTGGGACGAGCGCTGGCCGGCCGGTGGCGACTTCGCGCAGTGGCCGGCGCTTTCGTTGCCGGCGGCCGAATATCTGGTCGACGTGGGCGTACGGCTGGTGGCCACCGACGCGTGCTCGCCGGACCTTCCCGGATCGGACAACCCGGTGCACCACAAGCTGCTCGGAAACGGTGTGCTGATCGGCGAGAACTTCTGCCGGCTCGGCGAGCTGCCGGCCTGGTCATATCTGATCACCCTGCCGCTGCCGATCCACGACGGCTCCGGCTCGCCGGTCCGTGCGATCGCTTTCGCGTAG
- a CDS encoding TetR/AcrR family transcriptional regulator: MATQAERSAASRQRLLDAAVALLAEKGVQATSVAEIGARAGMSRAAVNFHFGSKDALLAAVVARVIEEWERAVLQPELKEVEDFAGAMRAALTAHRKMVTEATTTYRVYYVLLLESLGPSPQLRIEFVRLRRKFRTSFVEGLRAAGVTEESGVDLEGMAAWFVGSLRGIAQQYLLEPDEVDLNAAHDELLEAIRARVVEAQLKSRQAVAT; the protein is encoded by the coding sequence GTGGCCACCCAGGCAGAACGTTCCGCCGCGAGCCGGCAGCGTCTTCTCGACGCGGCCGTGGCACTGCTCGCCGAAAAAGGCGTGCAGGCCACCTCGGTGGCCGAGATCGGCGCTCGCGCTGGGATGAGCCGTGCCGCGGTCAACTTCCATTTCGGCTCGAAAGACGCGCTGCTGGCCGCGGTCGTGGCTCGGGTGATCGAGGAATGGGAACGCGCGGTCCTGCAACCGGAGCTCAAAGAGGTCGAGGACTTCGCCGGTGCCATGCGTGCGGCGCTGACCGCGCATCGCAAGATGGTCACCGAGGCGACCACCACATATCGCGTCTATTACGTGCTGCTGCTGGAATCGCTCGGACCGTCGCCGCAGCTGCGCATCGAGTTTGTCAGGCTGCGCAGGAAGTTTCGTACGTCCTTTGTGGAGGGCCTGCGCGCCGCCGGCGTCACCGAGGAGTCCGGTGTCGACCTGGAGGGGATGGCCGCCTGGTTCGTCGGGTCCTTGCGCGGCATCGCTCAGCAATATCTGCTCGAGCCGGACGAGGTCGACCTCAACGCGGCGCACGACGAGTTGCTGGAGGCCATCCGCGCTCGGGTGGTGGAGGCGCAGCTCAAGTCGCGTCAGGCTGTCGCCACCTGA
- a CDS encoding ferredoxin, with translation MSAARLHIDWIRCDGRGTCTELLGEVLDRDEWGYPLPRDGTARPTVPAELENQAHQAVAACPRLALRIVRWRQPDAT, from the coding sequence ATGAGCGCGGCCCGGCTGCACATCGACTGGATCCGCTGCGACGGTCGCGGCACCTGCACCGAGCTGCTCGGTGAGGTGCTCGACCGGGACGAGTGGGGCTATCCGCTGCCGCGCGACGGCACGGCGCGGCCAACTGTGCCGGCAGAGCTGGAAAACCAGGCACACCAGGCGGTCGCGGCCTGTCCGCGGCTCGCGTTGCGGATCGTCAGGTGGCGACAGCCTGACGCGACTTGA
- a CDS encoding NADH-ubiquinone oxidoreductase-F iron-sulfur binding region domain-containing protein: MTTTMPTRRLLTAGAENLAEHVRRNGPLPWQGGIGRLIPAIESAGLVGHGGAGFPAWRKLAAAATGERPVVIGNAAEGEPGSGKDLFLLRRAPHLVLDGLQLAAEAVGAQKAYLYAPAAADNLKTAIAERKEVDRHRVRLVTSPDRYLAGQETAAIAKISGRPALPTGRLTPGMLVHNVETLAHLALIARHGPAWFRRLGTPAEPGTFLATITGPLASPGVYEIPYGTPLIEVVDATRPKVPLQAVLVGGCHGGWLPMATARQTPLCNASLRRFGASVGAGVLTALPMSVCALREVARIVRYLAEEAAKQCGPCLNGLPALADAVELLANGYRHGDLVGRIDRLSALVTGRGACHHPDGTARLVHSSLRVFEKEIELHLVGRCSAYPPRIPVQRQP; encoded by the coding sequence ATGACGACGACCATGCCGACGCGGCGGTTGTTGACCGCTGGCGCGGAAAATCTCGCCGAACACGTTCGGCGCAACGGACCGCTGCCGTGGCAAGGTGGCATCGGCCGGCTGATCCCGGCGATCGAGTCGGCCGGACTGGTCGGCCACGGTGGTGCCGGATTTCCGGCCTGGCGCAAGCTCGCCGCGGCCGCCACCGGCGAGCGTCCGGTGGTGATCGGCAATGCCGCCGAAGGCGAGCCGGGCAGCGGCAAGGATCTTTTCCTGCTCCGCCGCGCACCGCACCTCGTGCTCGACGGCCTCCAGCTGGCCGCCGAGGCGGTCGGTGCGCAGAAGGCATACCTGTATGCGCCGGCAGCCGCCGACAACCTCAAAACCGCCATCGCTGAGCGAAAAGAGGTCGATCGCCATCGCGTACGCCTTGTGACGTCACCTGATCGCTACCTCGCCGGCCAGGAAACCGCCGCCATCGCGAAGATTTCCGGGCGACCAGCGTTGCCAACCGGCCGGCTCACGCCCGGGATGCTGGTGCATAATGTCGAAACACTGGCACACCTGGCGCTGATCGCGCGGCACGGACCGGCCTGGTTCCGGCGGCTCGGCACGCCGGCAGAGCCGGGGACGTTTCTCGCGACGATCACCGGTCCGCTGGCATCGCCCGGCGTTTACGAAATACCGTACGGCACACCGCTCATTGAGGTTGTCGACGCGACCAGGCCGAAGGTGCCGCTGCAGGCAGTGCTCGTCGGCGGATGTCACGGCGGCTGGCTGCCGATGGCGACGGCACGCCAGACGCCATTGTGCAACGCCTCTTTGCGCCGGTTTGGCGCCTCGGTCGGCGCCGGCGTACTGACCGCATTGCCGATGTCGGTGTGCGCGTTGCGTGAAGTCGCGCGGATCGTACGATATCTGGCTGAGGAAGCGGCAAAACAATGCGGTCCGTGTCTGAACGGCCTGCCCGCGCTGGCGGATGCCGTGGAACTGCTGGCAAACGGCTATCGGCACGGCGACCTGGTCGGCCGAATCGACCGGCTCTCCGCGCTCGTCACCGGGCGCGGCGCATGCCATCATCCGGACGGCACGGCACGGTTGGTGCACAGTAGTTTGCGCGTTTTCGAAAAGGAGATCGAGCTACACCTGGTCGGCCGGTGTTCCGCGTACCCGCCACGGATCCCGGTGCAGAGGCAGCCATGA
- a CDS encoding ferric reductase-like transmembrane domain-containing protein has product MTEALWYAGRATGLVTLGLFTIALALGIATRSGRQLAGLPRFAVSALHRNVSLLGLAFLAVHIGSLFFDPYAQLRIADVILPFASTYRPLWTGFGVVAFDLAVAVTATSLLRRRIGPRAWKILHWLSYAMWPLAAVHAIGSGSDAGQLWMIGCVLLCGLVVVAAVVWRLDPGFAEISQLGRRKVSR; this is encoded by the coding sequence ATGACCGAAGCGCTCTGGTATGCCGGCCGCGCGACCGGCCTGGTGACGCTTGGCCTGTTCACGATCGCGCTGGCGCTCGGCATCGCGACCAGATCCGGTCGGCAGCTGGCCGGGCTGCCACGGTTTGCGGTTTCCGCGCTGCACCGCAACGTCAGCCTGCTCGGCCTCGCGTTTTTGGCCGTCCACATTGGATCGCTGTTCTTCGATCCGTACGCACAGCTGCGGATCGCCGACGTGATCCTGCCGTTCGCCTCGACCTATCGTCCACTGTGGACCGGTTTCGGCGTGGTCGCCTTCGACCTGGCCGTCGCGGTCACCGCCACCAGCCTGCTGCGACGCCGGATCGGTCCGCGTGCGTGGAAAATCCTGCACTGGCTGTCGTATGCGATGTGGCCGTTGGCGGCAGTGCACGCGATCGGCTCCGGCAGCGATGCCGGTCAGCTCTGGATGATCGGCTGTGTGCTGCTGTGCGGGCTGGTCGTGGTGGCTGCCGTGGTGTGGCGACTCGACCCAGGATTTGCCGAGATTTCTCAGCTCGGCCGGCGAAAGGTGAGCCGGTGA
- a CDS encoding FAD:protein FMN transferase — translation MKTLVSGPEVAEWPVWSTTARLVVTDAAALPAARAIVTAELAEIDRACSRFRADSELMRAHRGGQTVTISPLLAEILAAALEAARTTGGDVSPTVGGALADLGYDRDFDLVTDGGATVHVVVQQAPGWRRVRLTGRRLTIPPGVVLDLGATAKAIAADRCAETVAARTGTGALVSLGGDLATAGPRPDGWQIFVRDRPDDPACTVRIPAGAAMATSSTRSRQWSRDGRVLHHIIDPRTSQPAERVWSSVSVVANTCYAANVASTCALVRGRGAARWLRERRLPSRLVRPDASVLTLNGWPT, via the coding sequence ATGAAAACGCTGGTCAGCGGGCCGGAGGTGGCCGAGTGGCCGGTGTGGAGTACGACCGCGCGGCTGGTCGTCACCGACGCGGCGGCTCTGCCGGCGGCGCGCGCGATCGTCACCGCCGAGCTGGCCGAGATCGACCGAGCGTGCAGCCGGTTTCGGGCCGACTCGGAGCTGATGCGCGCGCACCGCGGCGGCCAGACGGTGACGATCAGTCCGCTGCTGGCCGAGATCCTGGCGGCCGCGCTGGAGGCGGCGCGTACGACCGGTGGTGACGTGTCGCCGACGGTCGGCGGCGCGCTCGCCGACCTCGGCTATGACCGCGACTTCGACCTGGTCACCGACGGCGGCGCGACCGTACACGTGGTCGTCCAACAGGCACCTGGCTGGCGCCGCGTACGCCTCACGGGCCGCCGGTTGACCATCCCGCCCGGCGTCGTGCTCGACCTCGGCGCGACGGCGAAGGCGATCGCCGCCGATCGATGCGCGGAAACTGTCGCCGCACGGACCGGCACCGGCGCGCTCGTCAGCCTCGGCGGCGACCTCGCGACCGCCGGTCCGCGGCCAGACGGATGGCAGATCTTCGTGCGGGACCGGCCGGACGACCCGGCCTGCACCGTACGCATCCCGGCCGGCGCGGCGATGGCGACATCGAGCACGCGCAGCCGACAGTGGAGCCGCGACGGCCGCGTTTTGCACCACATCATCGATCCGCGCACCAGCCAGCCGGCGGAGCGGGTGTGGAGCAGTGTTTCGGTGGTGGCAAACACGTGTTACGCCGCGAACGTGGCCTCCACCTGCGCGCTCGTACGCGGTCGCGGGGCTGCGCGCTGGCTGCGCGAACGGCGTTTGCCAAGCCGTCTCGTACGACCGGATGCCAGTGTGCTGACGCTGAACGGCTGGCCGACATGA
- a CDS encoding metallophosphoesterase family protein, whose product MRVVVVSDTHAPRRWKSCPPRLAEHLRAADLVLHAGDVCVPSVLDELAAYAPVHVVAGNNDGPDVVAWGAPETLELDLDGLAVAMIHDSGQATGRTARMRHRFPSADLVVFGHSHIPLDRSGDGVRIFNPGSPTDRRRQPVGTFGVLEIENGALTEARIVPVD is encoded by the coding sequence GTGAGGGTTGTCGTCGTCTCCGACACGCACGCTCCGCGGCGCTGGAAGTCCTGCCCGCCGCGGCTCGCCGAGCACCTGCGGGCCGCCGACCTGGTCCTGCACGCCGGAGACGTGTGCGTGCCGTCGGTCCTCGACGAGCTCGCCGCGTACGCGCCGGTGCACGTCGTCGCCGGCAACAACGACGGCCCGGACGTGGTCGCCTGGGGTGCGCCGGAGACGCTGGAGCTGGACCTCGACGGACTCGCGGTGGCGATGATCCACGACAGCGGCCAGGCGACCGGGCGTACGGCCCGGATGCGCCACCGCTTTCCGTCCGCTGACCTGGTCGTGTTCGGCCACTCGCACATCCCGCTGGACCGGTCCGGCGACGGCGTACGCATCTTCAACCCCGGTTCGCCGACCGACCGCCGCCGCCAACCGGTCGGCACGTTTGGCGTGCTGGAGATCGAAAACGGCGCGCTCACCGAAGCCAGGATCGTGCCGGTCGACTAG
- a CDS encoding PPOX class F420-dependent oxidoreductase, with translation MQTIYQWNTGVPVSQQCAFFPDHAGTPIMMDMDALARKLLDGKNFATIATLNADGSPQTSVMWVKRDGDSVLFSTRADRQKARNLRRDPRLSLSVFDPENPYRYVEIRGRAELTDDPDKTLPRELSHKYVDADPPYEPAELLRVIVRVVPDKVITFGA, from the coding sequence ATGCAGACAATTTACCAGTGGAACACCGGTGTTCCGGTGTCACAGCAATGTGCCTTCTTCCCCGACCACGCGGGTACGCCGATCATGATGGACATGGACGCATTGGCCAGAAAACTGCTCGACGGCAAGAACTTTGCCACCATAGCCACCCTCAACGCCGACGGAAGCCCGCAAACGTCGGTGATGTGGGTGAAACGCGACGGCGACAGCGTGCTCTTCTCGACCAGAGCCGACCGGCAGAAGGCTCGCAACCTGCGCCGCGACCCGCGGCTCAGCCTGTCCGTCTTCGATCCGGAAAACCCTTACCGATACGTGGAAATCCGCGGCAGGGCCGAGCTGACCGACGACCCGGACAAGACGCTGCCGCGCGAGCTGTCGCACAAGTACGTCGACGCCGACCCGCCGTACGAGCCGGCCGAACTGCTGCGCGTCATCGTCCGGGTGGTGCCGGACAAGGTCATCACCTTCGGCGCCTGA
- a CDS encoding acyl-CoA dehydrogenase family protein produces MTPDRADFLDLDSELTGEERDIRDAVRSYAAAELEPNVAEWYESGTLPAKQLAKGFGQLGLLGMHLEGYGCAGTSAVAYGIACRELEAVDSGLRSFVSVQGSLAMFAIHRWGTEEQRQQWLPSMATGELLGCFGLTEPDAGSDPGSMRTRARRDGSDWILDGAKMWITNGTVADVAVVWAQTDEGIRGFVIPTATPGFSANEVHHKLSLRASLTAELVLDGVRVPESAVFPDVRGLRGPLSCLNEARYGILYGVVGAARSCYLAALDYVLSREQFGKPLASFQLTQRKLADLVVEVNRSGLVAHRIGVLKDNGKLHHNHVSFGKMANVRSALDVARTARSMLGANGISLEYPVMRHMANLETVLTYEGTEEMHALSLGQSVTGIAAFR; encoded by the coding sequence GTGACACCGGACCGCGCGGACTTTCTCGACCTGGACAGCGAGCTGACCGGCGAGGAACGCGACATCCGCGACGCGGTCCGGTCGTACGCGGCCGCCGAGCTGGAGCCGAACGTCGCCGAGTGGTACGAGTCCGGCACGCTGCCGGCCAAGCAGCTGGCCAAGGGGTTCGGGCAACTCGGCCTGCTCGGCATGCACCTGGAGGGTTACGGCTGCGCCGGCACCAGCGCGGTCGCGTACGGCATCGCCTGCCGCGAGCTGGAGGCGGTCGACTCGGGCTTGCGCAGTTTCGTGTCCGTGCAGGGATCGCTGGCGATGTTCGCGATCCACCGCTGGGGGACGGAGGAGCAGCGCCAGCAGTGGCTGCCGTCGATGGCCACTGGCGAGCTGCTCGGCTGTTTTGGCCTCACTGAGCCAGATGCCGGCAGCGACCCGGGCAGCATGCGCACGCGCGCACGTCGCGACGGCTCCGACTGGATCCTCGACGGCGCCAAAATGTGGATCACCAACGGCACGGTCGCCGATGTCGCGGTGGTCTGGGCCCAGACCGACGAAGGAATCCGCGGTTTCGTCATACCGACCGCCACTCCTGGCTTCAGCGCCAACGAGGTGCACCACAAGCTGTCGCTGCGCGCGTCGCTGACCGCCGAGCTGGTGCTGGACGGCGTACGCGTGCCGGAGTCGGCCGTTTTTCCTGACGTACGTGGACTTCGCGGGCCGCTCAGCTGCCTCAACGAGGCGCGATATGGCATTCTCTACGGCGTCGTCGGCGCCGCTCGCTCGTGCTATCTGGCGGCGCTGGACTACGTGTTGTCACGTGAGCAGTTTGGCAAGCCGCTGGCCAGTTTCCAGCTGACGCAACGTAAACTCGCCGACCTGGTGGTCGAGGTCAACCGCTCCGGCCTGGTCGCGCATCGGATCGGTGTGTTGAAGGACAACGGAAAACTGCACCACAATCACGTCAGCTTCGGCAAGATGGCCAACGTACGGTCGGCGCTGGACGTGGCGCGGACGGCCCGGTCGATGCTCGGCGCCAACGGGATTTCGCTGGAATATCCGGTGATGCGGCACATGGCCAACCTGGAGACCGTGCTGACGTACGAGGGCACCGAGGAAATGCACGCGCTCAGCCTCGGCCAGTCGGTGACCGGCATCGCCGCCTTCCGCTGA
- a CDS encoding amidohydrolase family protein has translation MLLLRNGCVIDTEPEVTVRRETDVLIDGDRIAAVGPNLTADAEVIDVTGRIVLPGLVDAHRHTWQALLRSVATDIDLMDYLDLVGHRLAARFTPADVRLGTLAGALECLDAGITTLQDYSHIQRSPEHTDAALDALRASGIRAVFAYGYPVTAPELRRPREVRRIRDQHKDGLVTLALGPLGLGYGPMADVLDDWRLAAELGLRIFVHTGARMVSRPIEALREAGLLTADTTYVHANSLDDGDVDLIADSGGAVAITPAVEARMGHGEPTVGRLRERGITTGLGVDVVTSVAGDLFSVLRATLLTSQFGRGPRVSPAEVLRMATIDGAAAVGLERQIGSLRTGKQADIAVVDARAVNLAGAVQHDPVGAVVTAAHPGNVEFVLVGGRFVKREGRLVDARTAEVGEAVEVAARRLAG, from the coding sequence ATGCTCCTGCTTCGCAACGGCTGTGTGATCGACACCGAGCCGGAGGTAACTGTCCGTCGCGAGACCGACGTGCTGATCGACGGCGACCGGATCGCCGCCGTCGGCCCCAACCTGACCGCGGACGCCGAGGTCATCGACGTGACCGGCCGCATCGTGCTGCCGGGACTCGTGGACGCGCATCGGCACACCTGGCAGGCGCTGCTACGCAGCGTGGCGACCGACATCGACCTGATGGACTATCTCGACCTCGTCGGCCACCGGCTGGCCGCGCGGTTCACGCCGGCGGACGTACGGCTCGGCACGCTCGCCGGTGCGCTGGAATGCCTCGATGCCGGCATCACGACCCTGCAGGACTACTCGCACATCCAGCGCTCGCCGGAGCACACGGACGCGGCGCTGGACGCGCTGCGGGCGTCCGGAATCCGTGCGGTGTTCGCGTACGGCTATCCGGTCACCGCACCTGAGCTGCGTCGGCCCCGGGAGGTCCGGCGGATCCGCGACCAGCACAAAGACGGTTTGGTGACACTCGCGCTCGGACCGCTCGGCCTGGGGTACGGGCCGATGGCGGACGTTCTCGACGACTGGCGGCTGGCCGCCGAGCTCGGGCTGCGCATCTTCGTCCACACCGGCGCGAGGATGGTCTCGCGACCGATCGAGGCGCTGCGGGAGGCCGGCCTGCTGACCGCCGACACGACGTACGTCCACGCCAACTCGCTCGACGACGGCGATGTCGACCTGATCGCCGACTCCGGCGGCGCGGTCGCGATCACGCCGGCGGTGGAGGCGCGGATGGGCCACGGCGAGCCGACGGTCGGCCGGCTCCGGGAGCGCGGCATCACCACGGGCCTCGGCGTGGACGTGGTCACCAGCGTCGCCGGCGATCTGTTCTCGGTCCTGCGGGCGACCCTGTTGACCAGCCAGTTTGGCCGCGGGCCGCGGGTGTCGCCGGCCGAAGTCTTGCGGATGGCGACAATCGACGGCGCCGCCGCGGTCGGCCTGGAGCGACAAATCGGGTCGTTGCGGACGGGCAAGCAGGCCGACATCGCGGTGGTCGACGCGCGCGCTGTCAACCTGGCCGGCGCGGTCCAGCACGATCCGGTCGGTGCCGTGGTCACCGCCGCGCATCCGGGCAACGTGGAGTTTGTGCTGGTCGGAGGTCGTTTCGTCAAGCGCGAGGGGCGGCTTGTCGACGCGCGTACGGCCGAGGTCGGCGAGGCAGTGGAGGTGGCGGCAAGGCGGCTGGCGGGCTAG
- a CDS encoding WXG100 family type VII secretion target, producing MSGQYEVGGNVGHLQSLAAEQQGYLNQFNQILGEINNAAQSTLSQWDGAAKDGYSQGHREYDQHYQAVQAAFNKLNSATSDAASQYSALIGKMNNLFPG from the coding sequence ATGAGTGGTCAGTACGAGGTCGGTGGCAACGTCGGTCACCTGCAGAGCCTGGCAGCCGAGCAGCAGGGCTACCTGAACCAGTTCAACCAGATTCTTGGCGAGATCAACAACGCGGCGCAGAGCACGCTGTCGCAGTGGGACGGTGCCGCCAAGGACGGCTACTCGCAGGGGCACCGCGAGTACGACCAGCACTACCAGGCCGTACAGGCCGCGTTCAACAAGCTCAACTCCGCAACGTCCGACGCGGCGAGCCAGTACAGCGCGCTGATCGGCAAGATGAACAACCTGTTCCCCGGCTAG